A single window of Limnothrix sp. FACHB-406 DNA harbors:
- a CDS encoding NblA/ycf18 family protein — MDHSFELSLEQQFNIRSFESQVAHMSLEQAQQFLVELYRQMIVKETMYKEFLKHEWGLGERFQAP, encoded by the coding sequence ATGGATCATTCATTTGAATTGAGCCTCGAACAGCAGTTCAACATCCGCTCCTTCGAAAGTCAGGTAGCCCACATGAGCCTTGAGCAGGCCCAGCAATTCTTGGTTGAGCTGTATCGCCAAATGATCGTCAAAGAAACCATGTACAAGGAGTTTCTGAAGCATGAGTGGGGTCTCGGCGAGCGTTTTCAAGCGCCCTAG
- a CDS encoding lecithin retinol acyltransferase family protein, translating to MAWGDQIYVMRSLAGLQSAYEHHGIDCGDGTVIHYSKRGEVPKVTRTSLLEFASTQPVTVKRYATCYLPDATIQRAASRLGETKYSLLLNNCEHFATWCKTGRAVSHQVQDFLPFLEKADPDWVDQVLHQPTESGDEQAQVQAILDRALADIKPVWNNLQPQYNRAVDELRDWHEVALLAMQQGREPVARRAIARKLAAKERAQTLKTDLDRLAEMTETLLRNAKKIS from the coding sequence ATGGCGTGGGGCGACCAAATTTACGTGATGCGATCTCTGGCCGGGTTGCAAAGTGCCTATGAGCATCACGGGATTGATTGTGGTGATGGAACCGTGATCCATTACTCCAAGCGCGGTGAAGTGCCCAAGGTGACGCGCACATCCTTGCTGGAATTTGCCAGCACGCAACCGGTCACCGTGAAGCGCTATGCCACTTGCTATTTGCCCGATGCGACGATCCAGCGCGCGGCCAGTCGGTTAGGGGAAACAAAATATAGCCTGCTGCTGAATAATTGCGAGCATTTTGCCACCTGGTGCAAAACGGGCCGGGCGGTGAGTCATCAAGTACAAGACTTTTTGCCTTTTCTGGAAAAAGCGGATCCCGATTGGGTTGATCAGGTGCTGCATCAGCCTACGGAGTCGGGGGATGAGCAGGCCCAGGTGCAGGCTATTCTCGATCGCGCCTTGGCGGATATCAAACCGGTTTGGAATAATTTGCAACCGCAATACAACCGGGCTGTGGATGAGCTGCGGGATTGGCATGAGGTGGCGTTGTTGGCCATGCAGCAAGGGAGGGAGCCGGTGGCGCGGCGGGCGATCGCCCGGAAGTTGGCGGCCAAAGAGCGGGCCCAAACCCTCAAGACAGATCTCGATCGGTTGGCGGAGATGACTGAAACATTGCTGCGGAACGCTAAAAAAATCTCATAA